The DNA region TTCGGCGCCTCGGCAGCGGCAGCCTGGAACAGCGCTGGCGTGGGCAACTGTCCAATCAGCATGGCCTCGGCTTCCACAACCCGCAGCGCAATCGGCCCGGCGGCAGTAATGGCAATGCCCGCCTGCCGGATGGTGCCGTCAGGGTTGAGGCTGAGTTGTACAGCGGCGGCGCAGGTCGCGTAATCACCCACCTTGCGCTCTATCTTCTGGTAAGACCCCTGGGTGCGCCCATCCGGAATGGGGATTTTCAACTCCAGCGCCATCTCGCCTTCCTTCACGGCCGTGGTGTAGGAGTCCACCAGGAACTCGTCAATGGGCACTTCGCGCAGGCCATCCCTGCCGCGCACCACCACCACGCCGCGCGCCGCCAGTGCGGTGGCCGTCCAGTCGCCCGCCGGATCGTTGTGGCATACGCTGCCCACCACTGTCCCCATGTGGCGCACGATAGGATCGGCCACCACGCCTGACACGCTGGTGATCAGGCTGTAGCGCTCCCTGATCCACGGGGCAAATTCCAGCGCCGCGTCACGGGTGGTGGCTCCGATTCGCAGGAAGCCACCTTCCTCGATCAGGTAATCCAGTTCCTTGATCGGGTTAATATCCACCAGCACGCCGGGGCGGGCCAGGCGGTAACGCATCGCCGGAATCAGACTCTGTCCCCCGGCCAGCACCCGGCCCTCATCGCCGTGCTGCTGCA from Deinococcus sp. AJ005 includes:
- a CDS encoding xanthine dehydrogenase family protein subunit M yields the protein MFPASFEYVRAHSSDEAFSLLQQHGDEGRVLAGGQSLIPAMRYRLARPGVLVDINPIKELDYLIEEGGFLRIGATTRDAALEFAPWIRERYSLITSVSGVVADPIVRHMGTVVGSVCHNDPAGDWTATALAARGVVVVRGRDGLREVPIDEFLVDSYTTAVKEGEMALELKIPIPDGRTQGSYQKIERKVGDYATCAAAVQLSLNPDGTIRQAGIAITAAGPIALRVVEAEAMLIGQLPTPALFQAAAAEAPKIATPNPDQRGSVAYKKDMARVLVGRGLKQALQRLEAGQGGGVSA